One Misgurnus anguillicaudatus chromosome 22, ASM2758022v2, whole genome shotgun sequence DNA segment encodes these proteins:
- the gltpd2b gene encoding glycolipid transfer protein domain-containing protein 2, with amino-acid sequence MYEKVRGYLWRRGGSIMGVKCRACVAIVLIILLLGSLWLYGSLEHQWDTCLKIYTSNKKFPSLNKTNISEEGEAPLILCPGQRFQVAELLAHLQTAPVSANDVLLKPYLASWDELIKFMEALGPMVGLISQEIESKTSIIRDLARKAEAEAEKRKILTMGRDSDLVVSHNRPSNSSKTDLKVSGDTFGYTSIRSMIKWELENNLVNFQTFTNSGCRNLLRLHRALLWLQSFLLELSKGGDEGEPLRKPSELCKETYQRTLSKHHTWWVRRAAELAFIAMPERPYFFKLVCVDTQAEATVVLDRVVRAIGEVYDRTEVALKEHNMLDLP; translated from the exons ATGTATGAGAAGGTAAGAGGCTACCTGTGGAGACGTGGTGGTTCAATTATGGGAGTGAAATGCAGAGCTTGTGTGGCCATCGTACTCATCATCCTTTTGCTTGGCTCCTTGTGGCTAT ATGGAAGTCTGGAACATCAGTGGGATACTTGTTTGAAGATTTATACTTCAAACAAAAAG TTTCCATCTTTGAACAAAACTAATATCTCAGAAGAAGGCGAGGCTCCACTGATACTGTGTCCTGGTCAGAGATTTCAAGTTGCTGAATTGCTGGCACACTTGCAGACTGCACCAGTCTCAGCCAATGATGTGCTGCTAAAGCCGTATCTGGCCAGCTGGGATGAACTTATCAA GTTTATGGAAGCCTTGGGACCGATGGTTGGCTTAATATCTCAAGAAATTGAATCAAAGACTTCCATCATTCGTGATCTGGCCCGAAAAGCAGAGGCAGAAGCAGAGAAGAGAAAAATATTGACTATGGGGAGAGACTCAGACTTAGTTGTTTCTCATAACAGACCTTCAAATTCCTCTAAAACGGATCTTAAAGTCTCAGGTGACACATTTGGTTACACCTCCATTCGGTCTATGATTAAGTGGGAGCTGGAGAACAATTTGGTGAACTTTCAGACATTTACAAACTCAGGATGCAGGAATCTGCTGCGTCTGCATCGTGCTCTTCTGTGGCTGCAAAGCTTCCTGCTGGAGCTTTCGAAGGGTGGGGACGAAGGAGAGCCTCTGCGAAAGCCTTCTGAGCTCTGCAAAGAGACGTACCAGCGCACACTGTCCAAGCATCATACCTGGTGGGTGAGAAGAGCAGCGGAGCTGGCCTTTATCGCAATGCCTGAAAGACCTTATTTTTTCAAGTTGGTGTGCGTGGACACGCAAGCGGAAGCAACGGTGGTGCTGGACAGGGTAGTGAGAGCCATAGGAGAAGTGTACGATAGGACTGAAGTAGCCCTAAAGGAACACAATATGCTGGATCTACCTTGA